Proteins encoded in a region of the Orcinus orca chromosome 8, mOrcOrc1.1, whole genome shotgun sequence genome:
- the LOC101286205 gene encoding LOW QUALITY PROTEIN: NXPE family member 2 (The sequence of the model RefSeq protein was modified relative to this genomic sequence to represent the inferred CDS: deleted 1 base in 1 codon; substituted 1 base at 1 genomic stop codon): MEKLDQLIPPRPFSHVSSTTSATHSKATLLSPQDTYCRGDQLDVLLEVRDHLGLRKEYGGDFLRARMSSPALKAGTSGKVTDFNNGTYLVSFTLFWEGRVSLSVLLILPSEGVSALWRARNQGYDRVIFTGQFANGTSHVNTDCALVLNSSAELCENLHYRDQEAFYCVKPPRVPCEALTHVTTRNANISYLRGKEWIIFRSSNMGLEIMKDFTSIEVLPCNKSINIETNCQLGRKTPFPSGYTVKRRWIAAFCKQIELNETKNINDCLKRKLIYLMGDSTLRQWIHYLPKVVKTLKCFDRHGAGIFKTHVHLDAERHILIQWKKHGHPFITKNLFLVKDENYIPLEIDRVAGDNDTAIVITLGQHFRPLPIKILIRRAINVQKAIEHLFLXSPETKMILKTENTRGMSQNAEMFSDFHGYIQNLIMRDVFVDLNVSIIDAWDMTIAYNTDNVHPPDYVIGNQINMFLNYIC, translated from the exons ATGGAGAAGCTAGACCAGCTGATCCCACCCAGACCCTTCTCCCACGTGAGCTCTACCACCAGCGCCACACACAGTAAAGCCACCCTCCTCAGCCCTCAAGACACATACTGCAGGGGGGATCAGCTAGACGTCCTGCTGGAGGTGAGGGACCACTTGGGACTCAGGAAGGAATATGGCGGGGATTTCCTGAGGGCCAGGATGTCCTCCCCAGCCCTGAAGGCAGGCACTTCGGGAAAGGTGACAGACTTCAACAATGGCACCTACCTTGTCAGCTTCACCCTGTTCTGGGAGGGCCGGGTGTCTCTGTCTGTCCTGCTCATCCTCCCCAGTGAAGGGGTGTCGGCTCTCTGGAGGGCAAGGAACCAAGGCTATGACAGGGTGATCTTCACAGGCCAGTTTGCCAATGGCACCTCCCATGTCAATACTGATTGCGCCCTGGTTTTAAATTCAAGTGCTGAACTGTGTGAGAACCTGCACTATCGCGACCAGGAAGCCTTCTACTGCGTGAAGCCTCCACGTGTTCCCTGTGAGGCACTGACCCACGTGACCACCAGGAATGCAAATATTTCCTATCTTAGAGGGAAAGAATGGATCATTTTCCGCAG TTCCAACATGGGGCTTGAAATAATGAAGGACTTTACCTCCATTGAGGTCTTGCCATGTAACAAGTCTATT AACATAGAAACAAACTGTCAGCTTGGCAGGAAGACTCCTTTTCCCAGCGGTTATACTGTGAAAAGAAGGTGGATTGCAGCATTTTGCAAACAGATCgagttaaatgaaacaaaaaatataaatgactgCTTGAAGAGAAAACTTATTTACCTCATGGGAGATTCAACACTGCGTCAGTGGATTCACTACTTACCAAAAGTGGttaaaa cCTTAAAATGTTTTGATCGTCATGGAGCTGGGATCTTTAAAACACATGTGCATCTGGATGCTGAAAGACATATTTTGATTCAGTGGAAAAAGCATGGTCATCCATTTATAACCAAAAATCTGTTCTTAGTGAAGGATGAAAATTATATCCCATTGGAAATTGACCGGGTAGCAGGAGACAATGACACAGCCATTGTCATCACTCTCGGTCAGCACTTCAGACCCCTCCCCATCAAAATCTTGATCCGTAGGGCCATCAATGTTCAAAAGGCCATTGAACATCTATTCTTGTGAAGCCCAGAGACCAAGATGATCCTGAAAACTGAAAACACCAGG GGGATGTCTCAAAATGCAGAGATGTTTAGTGACTTTCATGGTTATATTCAGAATCTTATCATGAGGGATGTTTTTGTGGATCTCAACGTGAGTATTATTGATGCCTGGGACATGACTATTGCATATAACACTGATAATGTTCATCCACCTGATTATGTGATTGGAAATCAGATTAACATGTTCTTAAACTACATTTGCtag